One window of the Magnolia sinica isolate HGM2019 chromosome 19, MsV1, whole genome shotgun sequence genome contains the following:
- the LOC131235068 gene encoding polycomb group protein EMF2B-like: MILSHRIQMTISLGTGSDEVQLQNALPLYVLLAKPVSNITVSEHSAVYQLRRTCILKAFSEFGSGDKKEATFVIPELRKLSANGKAGNLTVLLFLQGKLQLLPVKVIYLKTNSIWHLFHVV; the protein is encoded by the exons ATGATTTTGAGCCACAG AATACAAATGACCATATCGCTTGGGACTGGGAGTGATGAAGTGCAACTGCAAAATGCATTACCCCTGTATGTTCTGTTGGCAAAACCTGTTTCTAATATTACAGTTTCAGAG CATTCTGCAGTTTATCAGCTCAGGAGGACATGCATTCTAAAAGCTTTCTCTGAGTTTGGGAGTGGAGATAAAAAAGAAGCCACCTTTGTTATTCCTGAGCTTAGGAAGTTGTCAGCTAATGGCAAAGCTGGCAATCTCACCGTCTTACTTTTTCTTCAGGGGAAGCTGCAATTACTTCCAGTGAAAGTGATCTACTTAAAGACCAATTCGATCTGGCATCTTTTCCat GTGGTGTAA